Proteins found in one Helicobacter colisuis genomic segment:
- a CDS encoding DUF354 domain-containing protein → MIWIDVATPKYAMFFAGMIRELEKRGFEVLVTTRYAPNYTEAKEILELYQIPHIVLGEYGGATLLEKFEARISRQKEILDLFKARGVPKVLICGAVVDSVQVAYGIGIPVVNFGDTPAVDGVQYFGIPRNITHVARLTLPFSKILFYPFVLPKELMLRFVLDENQIQSYPFIDVALWINAIQKDPKNDFRTRYGLDTQKPTILIREEEYKAHYVKEKIPTIYEVIPLLKKEMDVNLVIMPRYEKERLKKDFGGIATILEEKLKPEEFYPFIDLFIGGGGTMNLESVCYGIPTISTRSIWLVHDQYLIKNKLMFWSQDCNEIVQITKSMLGKRIDSQSYFVRGECSFDSMIERITKEILC, encoded by the coding sequence ATGATTTGGATTGATGTCGCAACTCCTAAGTATGCGATGTTTTTTGCAGGGATGATTAGAGAGCTAGAAAAAAGGGGATTTGAGGTGCTTGTAACAACGCGTTATGCCCCAAATTACACCGAAGCAAAAGAGATTTTAGAATTGTATCAGATTCCACATATTGTGCTTGGGGAGTATGGTGGCGCAACGCTTTTGGAAAAATTTGAAGCAAGGATTTCTAGACAAAAAGAAATTTTGGATTTATTTAAAGCAAGAGGGGTTCCAAAAGTGCTAATTTGTGGGGCTGTAGTTGATAGTGTGCAGGTGGCTTATGGGATTGGGATTCCAGTGGTGAATTTTGGTGATACACCTGCTGTTGATGGAGTGCAATACTTTGGAATCCCTCGTAATATCACACATGTGGCTAGACTTACTTTGCCTTTTTCTAAGATACTTTTTTATCCTTTTGTGCTACCAAAAGAATTAATGTTGCGTTTTGTGCTCGATGAAAATCAAATCCAATCGTATCCCTTTATTGATGTGGCATTGTGGATAAATGCTATCCAAAAAGATCCTAAAAATGATTTCCGAACACGCTATGGATTAGATACACAAAAACCTACAATTCTAATTCGCGAAGAAGAGTATAAAGCCCATTATGTTAAAGAAAAGATTCCGACTATTTATGAAGTGATTCCGTTGCTAAAAAAAGAAATGGATGTGAATTTAGTGATTATGCCTCGCTATGAAAAAGAGAGACTAAAAAAGGATTTTGGAGGGATTGCTACTATTTTAGAAGAGAAGCTAAAGCCAGAAGAGTTTTACCCTTTTATTGATTTGTTTATCGGCGGAGGTGGGACAATGAATCTTGAATCGGTTTGTTATGGGATTCCCACCATTTCCACGCGTTCAATTTGGTTAGTTCATGATCAATATTTGATTAAAAACAAACTAATGTTTTGGAGTCAAGATTGCAATGAGATTGTGCAAATTACAAAATCTATGCTAGGCAAAAGGATTGATTCGCAAAGCTATTTCGTGCGTGGAGAATGCAGTTTTGATTCTATGATTGAGAGGATTACAAAGGAGATTTTATGCTAG
- a CDS encoding Gfo/Idh/MocA family protein yields the protein MLGVALLGCGRIALRHAELLSRGEIDGAKLVCVCDIDESRSKQFGEKYQVPYFTSLDLMMESCKNKIDIVSILTPSGMHAKNTLEVAPYKKHIIVEKPMALTLEDADKMIEACDRNGIRLFVVKQNRYNLPVQKLREALEAGRFGKLVMGSVRVRWCRDNAYYRQDSWRGTWAMDGGVFTNQASHHIDLLEWMMGDVESVFAKSITALSEIETEDTGVAVLKFKNGALGVIEATTATRPKDLEGSISILGEFGSVEIGGFAVNEIKTWNFVESLESDKEVREKYSTNPPNVYGYGHKEYYLHVIDSIVHNKKALVDGLEGRKSLELIIAMYESIETGKEVFLRFQPKRCKLGHL from the coding sequence ATGCTAGGTGTGGCATTGCTTGGTTGTGGGAGAATCGCCCTTCGTCATGCAGAGCTTTTAAGTAGGGGTGAGATTGATGGTGCTAAATTAGTCTGCGTGTGCGATATAGATGAAAGTCGTTCCAAGCAATTTGGAGAGAAATATCAGGTTCCCTATTTTACAAGCTTAGATTTGATGATGGAATCTTGCAAAAATAAAATTGATATTGTTTCTATTCTTACTCCAAGTGGAATGCATGCCAAAAATACTTTGGAAGTTGCACCCTATAAAAAACATATTATTGTTGAAAAGCCTATGGCATTGACTTTAGAAGATGCCGACAAAATGATTGAAGCTTGTGATAGAAATGGAATAAGACTTTTTGTAGTCAAGCAAAACCGCTATAATTTGCCCGTTCAAAAATTAAGAGAGGCTTTGGAAGCGGGGAGATTTGGTAAGCTTGTAATGGGCAGTGTGCGAGTGCGATGGTGTCGAGACAATGCATATTATCGTCAAGATTCTTGGCGTGGGACTTGGGCGATGGATGGAGGTGTTTTTACTAATCAAGCTAGTCATCATATTGATTTATTGGAATGGATGATGGGTGATGTGGAGAGTGTGTTTGCCAAAAGCATAACAGCATTAAGTGAGATTGAAACTGAAGACACTGGAGTGGCGGTTTTGAAGTTTAAAAACGGAGCTTTGGGGGTGATTGAAGCAACCACTGCTACACGCCCTAAAGATTTAGAAGGCAGCATTTCGATTCTAGGAGAGTTTGGAAGTGTCGAGATTGGTGGATTTGCAGTAAATGAAATCAAAACTTGGAATTTTGTAGAATCTTTAGAAAGCGATAAAGAAGTGAGAGAAAAATACTCGACTAATCCGCCTAATGTTTATGGATATGGTCATAAAGAATATTATTTGCATGTGATTGATTCGATTGTGCATAATAAAAAAGCACTTGTTGATGGTTTAGAGGGGCGAAAGAGTTTGGAGCTAATTATTGCAATGTATGAATCAATTGAAACAGGCAAGGAAGTTTTTTTGCGATTCCAGCCTAAGCGGTGCAAATTAGGGCATCTATGA